Proteins encoded together in one Camelina sativa cultivar DH55 chromosome 9, Cs, whole genome shotgun sequence window:
- the LOC104714539 gene encoding uncharacterized protein LOC104714539 isoform X2, with product MAALLSPPRGNSDTASSDDESLLSSKRQKLEDEETSTSTAGDATIQAAKPPRHDSAPPPYASFDGWTYQDRVFKTPWCRLLSQSAQNRDVYIARSCFTLGSCLASNAVIHSQNLGSLLCKITRIQRNGNVVAVLDITGTGGPVLINGALPHKGFSHVLRSGDELVFGDCGSYAFIYQQMPNVADSAGMEEVPAGKFLLLEREARDPSNLSIFASLASLSRELRLSSRASIMSWQAPENPATSGVQEGAKLEFDGMADNNQSNKAADSHNQDSKIEILEERNEVTRGSQLAAKFKKHIQAGIVDCERLEFSLDEFPYYLSESTKNSLLAVSHVHLKKKNKGYASDFTNLNPRILLSGPAGSEIYQEILVKALANHFKAKLLIFDSHPILGAMTAEEFKSLMDGPASKKSCKLPRQSLELIDGGKKLALSTGDGDSSSPSPPASSGPDSKPKTLPCSFGNPVNCTLKKGDRVRFFSNESCRGLPTSWGPPSGIRGKVILVFDENPKAKVGVRFENPVPDGVTLGDLCEMGHGYFCSATNLQFESSGSEDLDELLVDKLFEVVHDESGTCPVILFLKDAEKFVVGNSDFCSAFKSKLEDIPDNVIVIDSQTHSDNRKEKDIGQQHEQEKEVPTATKLLTNLFENKVTICMPQDEDLLTTWKCQLDRDAEALKMKANSSQLRMVCLSSEI from the exons ATGGCGGCGTTGTTGTCACCGCCGCGGGGTAACAGCGATACAGCTTCTTCCGACGATGAATCTCTTCTTTCATCCAAACGCCAAAAG ttggaagatgaagaaacctcAACATCAACCGCCGGAGACGCCACGATTCAGGCGGCGAAACCACCACGCCACG ACTCAGCACCACCGCCGTATGCTTCTTTTGACGGATGGACTTATCAAGATCGTGTCTTTAAGACCCCGTGGTGTCGATTGCTATCACAGTCTGCACAA AATCGAGACGTTTACATTGCTAGATCGTGCTTCACTCTGGGTTCTTGTCTAGCCTCCAACGCAGTAATACACAGCCAGAATCTCGGTTCTTTGTTGTGCAAGATCACAAGAATTCag CGCAATGGAAATGTTGTAGCGGTTCTAGATATCACAGGAACCGGGGGACCTGTGCTGATTAATGGAGCACTTCCCCACAAGGGTTTCAGCCATGTGCTACGCTCTGGTGACGAATTGGTTTTTGGTGATTGCGGGAGCTATGCTTTC ATATATCAGCAGATGCCTAATGTTGCAGACTCAGCTGGTATGGAAGAGGTTCCTGCAGGAAAATTTCTACTGTTAGAGAGAGAGGCAAGAGATCCATCAAACCTTTCGATTTTCGCATCCCTTGCAAGCTTGAGTCGGGAGTTACGATTATCAAGCCGTGCATCCATTATGAGCTGGCAAGCGCCAGAGAATCCTGCTACTTCTGGGGTCCAAGAAGGCGCAAAGCTTGAATTTGACGGCATGGCTGATAACAATCAAAGTAATAAAGCTGCAGACAGCCATAACCAAGATTCCAAAATTGAG ATATTAGAGGAGAGAAACGAGGTGACAAGGGGTTCACAACTAGCTGCAAAATTCAAGAAACATATTCAAGCTGGTATTGTAGACTGCGAAAGATTGGAATTTTCACTGGATGAATTTCCTTATTATTTGAG TGAGAGTACAAAGAATTCTTTACTAGCTGTTTCACATGTACAtctcaaaaagaagaataaaggaTATGCCTCCGACTTCACCAATTTGAACCCAAGGATATTGCTTTCTGGTCCTGCAG GGTCTGAAATATACCAAGAGATATTGGTTAAAGCACTTGCCAATCACTTCAAGGCGAAATTGCTAATATTTGACAGCCATCCAATTTTGGGG GCTATGACTGCTGAGGAATTTAAGTCACTGATGGATGGACCTGCTTCTAAAAAGTCATGTAAGCTTCCCAGGCAGAGTTTAGAGCTCATTGATGGAGGGAAGAAATTGGCTTTGTCAACAGGTGATGGAGATTCATCTAGCCCTTCTCCTCCTGCTTCTTCTGGTCCAGACTCAAAGCCTAAGACTTTACCTTGTTCATTTGGAAATCCAGTGAATTGTACTTTGAAGAAAG GTGACAGGGTAAGAttcttcagcaatgagtcctgTCGGGGGCTACCTACCTCATG GGGACCACCTTCTGGGATTAGAGGGAAAGTAATTTTAGTATTTGATGAGAATCCTAAAGCTAAAGTGGGTGTTAGATTTGAGAATCCAGTACCTGATGGAGTTACTCTTGGTGACCTGTGTGAAATGGGACATGGGTACTTCTGCAGTG CTACTAATCTTCAGTTCGAGAGCTCGGGTTCCGAGGATCTAGATGAATTACTTGTTGACAAATTGTTTGAG GTTGTCCATGATGAGAGCGGAACTTGTCCGGTCAttctatttttgaaagatgCTGAGAAATTTGTTGTTGGAAATTCCGATTTTTGCTCTGCATTCAAAAGCAAACTTGAAGATATCCCAGATAACGTAATTGTGATCGATTCACAGACGCACTCTGATAATCGCAAGGAGAAG GATATTGGACAACAACATGAGCAAGAAAAGGAAGTCCCAACGGCAACGAAACTTCTAACGAATCTCTTTGAAAATAAAGTTACTATTTGCATGCCACAG GATGAGGATCTTCTTACAACCTGGAAGTGCCAGTTGGATCGTGATGCTGAGGCTTTGAAAATGAAGGCGAATTCCAGTCAATTGCGCATGGTATGTCTTTCATCTGAAATCTGA
- the LOC104714539 gene encoding uncharacterized protein LOC104714539 isoform X1 produces the protein MAALLSPPRGNSDTASSDDESLLSSKRQKLEDEETSTSTAGDATIQAAKPPRHVDSAPPPYASFDGWTYQDRVFKTPWCRLLSQSAQNRDVYIARSCFTLGSCLASNAVIHSQNLGSLLCKITRIQRNGNVVAVLDITGTGGPVLINGALPHKGFSHVLRSGDELVFGDCGSYAFIYQQMPNVADSAGMEEVPAGKFLLLEREARDPSNLSIFASLASLSRELRLSSRASIMSWQAPENPATSGVQEGAKLEFDGMADNNQSNKAADSHNQDSKIEILEERNEVTRGSQLAAKFKKHIQAGIVDCERLEFSLDEFPYYLSESTKNSLLAVSHVHLKKKNKGYASDFTNLNPRILLSGPAGSEIYQEILVKALANHFKAKLLIFDSHPILGAMTAEEFKSLMDGPASKKSCKLPRQSLELIDGGKKLALSTGDGDSSSPSPPASSGPDSKPKTLPCSFGNPVNCTLKKGDRVRFFSNESCRGLPTSWGPPSGIRGKVILVFDENPKAKVGVRFENPVPDGVTLGDLCEMGHGYFCSATNLQFESSGSEDLDELLVDKLFEVVHDESGTCPVILFLKDAEKFVVGNSDFCSAFKSKLEDIPDNVIVIDSQTHSDNRKEKDIGQQHEQEKEVPTATKLLTNLFENKVTICMPQDEDLLTTWKCQLDRDAEALKMKANSSQLRMVCLSSEI, from the exons ATGGCGGCGTTGTTGTCACCGCCGCGGGGTAACAGCGATACAGCTTCTTCCGACGATGAATCTCTTCTTTCATCCAAACGCCAAAAG ttggaagatgaagaaacctcAACATCAACCGCCGGAGACGCCACGATTCAGGCGGCGAAACCACCACGCCACG TAGACTCAGCACCACCGCCGTATGCTTCTTTTGACGGATGGACTTATCAAGATCGTGTCTTTAAGACCCCGTGGTGTCGATTGCTATCACAGTCTGCACAA AATCGAGACGTTTACATTGCTAGATCGTGCTTCACTCTGGGTTCTTGTCTAGCCTCCAACGCAGTAATACACAGCCAGAATCTCGGTTCTTTGTTGTGCAAGATCACAAGAATTCag CGCAATGGAAATGTTGTAGCGGTTCTAGATATCACAGGAACCGGGGGACCTGTGCTGATTAATGGAGCACTTCCCCACAAGGGTTTCAGCCATGTGCTACGCTCTGGTGACGAATTGGTTTTTGGTGATTGCGGGAGCTATGCTTTC ATATATCAGCAGATGCCTAATGTTGCAGACTCAGCTGGTATGGAAGAGGTTCCTGCAGGAAAATTTCTACTGTTAGAGAGAGAGGCAAGAGATCCATCAAACCTTTCGATTTTCGCATCCCTTGCAAGCTTGAGTCGGGAGTTACGATTATCAAGCCGTGCATCCATTATGAGCTGGCAAGCGCCAGAGAATCCTGCTACTTCTGGGGTCCAAGAAGGCGCAAAGCTTGAATTTGACGGCATGGCTGATAACAATCAAAGTAATAAAGCTGCAGACAGCCATAACCAAGATTCCAAAATTGAG ATATTAGAGGAGAGAAACGAGGTGACAAGGGGTTCACAACTAGCTGCAAAATTCAAGAAACATATTCAAGCTGGTATTGTAGACTGCGAAAGATTGGAATTTTCACTGGATGAATTTCCTTATTATTTGAG TGAGAGTACAAAGAATTCTTTACTAGCTGTTTCACATGTACAtctcaaaaagaagaataaaggaTATGCCTCCGACTTCACCAATTTGAACCCAAGGATATTGCTTTCTGGTCCTGCAG GGTCTGAAATATACCAAGAGATATTGGTTAAAGCACTTGCCAATCACTTCAAGGCGAAATTGCTAATATTTGACAGCCATCCAATTTTGGGG GCTATGACTGCTGAGGAATTTAAGTCACTGATGGATGGACCTGCTTCTAAAAAGTCATGTAAGCTTCCCAGGCAGAGTTTAGAGCTCATTGATGGAGGGAAGAAATTGGCTTTGTCAACAGGTGATGGAGATTCATCTAGCCCTTCTCCTCCTGCTTCTTCTGGTCCAGACTCAAAGCCTAAGACTTTACCTTGTTCATTTGGAAATCCAGTGAATTGTACTTTGAAGAAAG GTGACAGGGTAAGAttcttcagcaatgagtcctgTCGGGGGCTACCTACCTCATG GGGACCACCTTCTGGGATTAGAGGGAAAGTAATTTTAGTATTTGATGAGAATCCTAAAGCTAAAGTGGGTGTTAGATTTGAGAATCCAGTACCTGATGGAGTTACTCTTGGTGACCTGTGTGAAATGGGACATGGGTACTTCTGCAGTG CTACTAATCTTCAGTTCGAGAGCTCGGGTTCCGAGGATCTAGATGAATTACTTGTTGACAAATTGTTTGAG GTTGTCCATGATGAGAGCGGAACTTGTCCGGTCAttctatttttgaaagatgCTGAGAAATTTGTTGTTGGAAATTCCGATTTTTGCTCTGCATTCAAAAGCAAACTTGAAGATATCCCAGATAACGTAATTGTGATCGATTCACAGACGCACTCTGATAATCGCAAGGAGAAG GATATTGGACAACAACATGAGCAAGAAAAGGAAGTCCCAACGGCAACGAAACTTCTAACGAATCTCTTTGAAAATAAAGTTACTATTTGCATGCCACAG GATGAGGATCTTCTTACAACCTGGAAGTGCCAGTTGGATCGTGATGCTGAGGCTTTGAAAATGAAGGCGAATTCCAGTCAATTGCGCATGGTATGTCTTTCATCTGAAATCTGA
- the LOC104714538 gene encoding uncharacterized protein LOC104714538: MIDLHYMIGACWPWKIHSTRSQVKIPQQFQARNLRVTKPIESVKPANNKMEEERKPKVSFPEAVAKIDPSDLAANLVDISKLHGFQPEVQLLKFVEYLGITLSDVQFPWVNMFNDSPFPKLIHLIHVPLSQIPHPVYKTSVDWINRFRITTLAAFVMWASKHILTCLEEAKQQADHPKGAGGEIDAAQQPPPKSKSKVAIFVALAMVLRKKPKALAIVLPAMRVRRKYLGQDKLPFIVWMMAQASRYSLAVGLFSWVRNLLPLVDTYSPQSTDLIMQLVEKILSNPKARALLVNGSVAKRSPRVIPPPSFEILLRLTFPVSSARVEATERFEAIYPLLKDVALAGIRGSELMKQVTEEMFTLSLKLAGEEGNPPLAKEATTIAIWSLTENVDCFKLWERLYYTNKEASGALLKRLVGEWKDHYPKLSSSPGDKLTLNRTMLNFMLMNEKAITEGGGGGANCSLYKEAHKSCIVISERLSRGSGCLKGVVIAAVVLVAAVLLSFNLEATSVLQKLVVLNAIIKTLTN; this comes from the exons ATGATTGACCTTCATTATATGATAG GTGCATGTTGGCCTTGGAAGATACATAGCACAAGGAGCCAAGTGAAGATCCCCCAGCAATTTCAG GCAAGAAACTTACGAGTTACGAAACCGATCGAATCTGTGAAACCAGCCAACAACAAGATGGAGGAGGAGAGGAAGCCGAAAGTGTCTTTTCCCGAAGCTGTTGCAAAGATCGATCCTTCAGATCTTGCGGCTAACCTTGTCGATATATCG AAACTGCATGGGTTTCAACCGGAGGTTCAGCTATTGAAATTTGTCGAGTACCTTGGGATAACACTTTCCGATGTGCAATTTCCATGGGTGAACATGTTCAACGACTCTCCTTTCCCCAAGCTGATCCATCTCATCCAT GTCCCATTATCTCAGATTCCTCATCCTGTCTACAAAACATCAGTGGATTGGATCAACCGATTCCGTATTACGACACTCGCTGCCTTTGTAATGTGGGCGTCTAAACATATCCTCACTTGTTTGGAAGAAGCCAAACAACAAGCAGATCATCCCAAAGGCGCTGGTGGGGAGATTGATGCTGCGCAACAACCTCCTCCTAAATCCAAATCTAAG GTAGCAATATTTGTTGCATTAGCAATGGTATTGCGTAAGAAGCCTAAAGCTTTGGCTATTGTATTGCCGGCTATGAGGGTTAGGCGTAAGTATCTGGGACAGGACAAGCTTCCCTTTATAGTTTGGATGATGGCTCAG GCCTCCCGATATAGTTTAGCTGTAGGCTTGTTTTCATGGGTGCGTAACTTGTTACCACTAGTCGATACCTACTCTCCTCAGTCAACAGATCTCATCATGCAGTTGGTTGAGAA AATTTTGTCGAATCCAAAAGCTCGGGCTTTACTTGTAAATGGATCTGTTGCAAAGAGATCACCACGGGTGATTCCACCTCCTTCATTTGAGATCTTGCTAAGGCTTACTTTCCCTGTTTCATCCGCAAGAGTAGAG GCTACAGAGAGGTTTGAGGCAATTTATCCCTTGTTGAAGGATGTGGCTCTTGCCGGTATACGAGGAAGCGAATTAATGAAACAAGTGACTGAAGAAATGTTCACTCTTTCTTTGAAATTAGCTGGAGAAGAAG GAAACCCTCCTTTAGCCAAGGAAGCTACAACAATCGCTATCTGGTCATTGACAGAAAATGTAGATTGCTTCAAGCTCTGGGAAAGGCTCTATTATACGAATAAAGAAGCTAGTGGTGCTCTTCTTAAAAGGCTTGTAGGCGAATGGAAGGATCATTACCCCAAACTATCATCATCTCCGGGTGATAAACTCACTCTCAATAGAACTATGTTGAACTTCATGCTAATG AACGAAAAAGCCATCactgaaggaggaggaggaggagccaaTTGTTCTCTTTACAAAGAAGCTCACAAGTCCTGCATAGTGATCTCGGAAAGACTCTCCCGTGGAAGTGGCTGCCTCAAAGGTGTAGTCATTGCTGCTGTGGTTCTAGTTGCTgcagttttactttctttcaacCTGGAGGCTACATCCGTGCTGCAGAAGCTGGTGGTTTTAAATGCAATCATCAAAACTTTGACGAACTAA